One Lysinibacillus fusiformis genomic window carries:
- the upp gene encoding uracil phosphoribosyltransferase translates to MSKVYVFDHPLIQHKLTYIRDKKTGTKEFRELVDEVATLMAFEITRDMPIEEIEIETPVTVAKTKVLSGKKIAIVPILRAGIGMVDGVLKLIPAAKVGHIGLYRDPATLKPVEYYAKLPADVEERDFIIVDPMLATGGSAVEAINSLKKRGAKSIKFMCLIAAPEGVKVIQEEHPDVDIYIAALDEKLDDHGYIVPGLGDAGDRLFGTK, encoded by the coding sequence TTGAGCAAAGTATACGTATTTGATCATCCACTAATCCAACATAAGTTAACTTATATTCGTGATAAGAAAACAGGAACAAAAGAATTCCGTGAACTAGTAGACGAGGTCGCAACATTAATGGCATTTGAAATCACACGTGATATGCCAATAGAAGAGATTGAAATTGAGACACCGGTAACAGTTGCAAAAACAAAAGTTCTTTCTGGTAAAAAAATTGCTATCGTACCGATTTTACGTGCAGGTATCGGTATGGTAGACGGCGTTTTAAAGCTAATTCCAGCAGCAAAAGTTGGTCATATCGGTCTTTATCGTGACCCAGCAACATTAAAACCTGTTGAGTATTATGCAAAACTGCCAGCAGACGTAGAAGAACGTGATTTCATCATTGTAGACCCAATGCTTGCAACAGGTGGTTCAGCAGTAGAGGCGATCAACTCACTGAAAAAACGTGGTGCGAAAAGCATTAAATTTATGTGTTTAATTGCTGCGCCAGAGGGTGTAAAAGTAATTCAAGAAGAGCATCCGGATGTAGACATCTATATTGCTGCACTTGATGAAAAGTTGGATGACCATGGTTATATTGTGCCTGGCTTAGGTGATGCAGGAGACCGTCTATTCGGTACAAAGTAA
- the atpE gene encoding F0F1 ATP synthase subunit C codes for MGLLAAAIAIGLGALGAGIGNGLIVSKTVEGIARQPEARGVLQTTMFIGVALVEALPIIAVVVAFIVMNK; via the coding sequence ATGGGTTTATTAGCAGCAGCAATCGCAATCGGTTTAGGTGCACTTGGTGCAGGTATCGGTAACGGTCTTATCGTTTCAAAAACAGTAGAAGGTATCGCTCGCCAACCAGAAGCACGTGGCGTTCTTCAAACAACAATGTTCATCGGGGTTGCATTAGTTGAAGCCCTTCCGATCATCGCAGTAGTAGTAGCATTCATCGTAATGAACAAATAA
- the atpA gene encoding F0F1 ATP synthase subunit alpha yields MGIKAEEISSLIKQQIENYESELKVSEVGTVIRIGDGIALAHGLDNAMAGELLEFSNGVMGMAQNLEEGNVGIVILGPYTDIKEGDEVRRTGRIMEVPVGEELIGRVVNPLGQPVDGQGPINTTKSRPIESPAFGVMARKSVHEPLQTGIKAIDALVPIGRGQRELIIGDRQVGKTSVAIDTILNQNGENMICIYVAIGQKESTVRGVVETLRKHGALDYTIVVTAAASQPAPLLYLAPFAGVSMAEEFMLQGKHVLIVYDDLSKQASAYRELSLLLRRPPGREAYPGDVFYLHSRLLERAAKLNETYNCGSITALPFVETQAGDISAYIPTNVISITDGQIFLQSDLFNSGVRPAINAGLSVSRVGGSAQIKAMKKVAGTLRLDLAAFRELESFAQFGSDLDKITLAKLERGKRTVEVLKQDLNKPLKVEKQVAILYALTKGHLDDIPVQDIVRFENEFLSWLDSNHTNVLDHVRTTKELASDAEYEAALSAFKKTFAKSE; encoded by the coding sequence ATGGGCATCAAGGCTGAAGAAATCAGCAGTCTGATTAAACAACAGATTGAGAATTATGAGTCTGAACTTAAAGTAAGCGAAGTTGGTACAGTTATCCGTATTGGTGACGGTATCGCTCTTGCTCATGGCCTCGACAACGCCATGGCTGGAGAGCTTTTAGAGTTCTCTAACGGTGTTATGGGTATGGCTCAAAACCTAGAAGAAGGTAACGTTGGTATCGTAATCTTAGGTCCATACACAGACATCAAAGAAGGCGATGAAGTTCGTCGTACAGGTCGTATTATGGAAGTACCAGTTGGTGAAGAACTAATTGGCCGTGTTGTAAACCCACTTGGTCAACCAGTGGATGGACAAGGTCCTATCAACACTACAAAATCTCGTCCAATTGAAAGCCCAGCTTTCGGTGTAATGGCTCGTAAATCAGTGCATGAACCATTACAAACTGGTATCAAAGCGATTGATGCTTTAGTACCAATCGGTCGTGGACAACGTGAGTTAATCATTGGTGACCGTCAAGTAGGTAAAACATCTGTAGCAATCGATACAATCTTAAACCAAAATGGTGAAAACATGATTTGTATCTATGTTGCAATCGGTCAAAAAGAATCTACTGTACGTGGTGTAGTTGAAACTTTACGTAAACACGGCGCATTAGATTACACAATCGTTGTAACTGCAGCAGCATCTCAACCTGCTCCATTATTATACTTAGCACCATTTGCTGGTGTTTCTATGGCAGAAGAATTCATGTTACAAGGTAAACACGTATTAATCGTGTATGATGACCTTTCTAAACAAGCATCAGCTTACCGTGAACTTTCACTTCTTCTACGCCGTCCTCCAGGTCGTGAAGCTTACCCTGGTGACGTATTCTACTTACACAGCCGCTTACTTGAACGTGCTGCGAAGTTAAATGAAACTTACAACTGTGGTTCTATCACAGCTCTTCCATTCGTAGAGACACAAGCTGGGGATATCTCTGCATACATCCCAACTAACGTAATCTCAATTACTGATGGTCAAATCTTCTTACAATCTGACTTATTCAACTCAGGTGTACGTCCGGCGATCAACGCAGGTCTTTCTGTATCACGTGTAGGTGGATCAGCTCAAATTAAAGCAATGAAAAAAGTTGCGGGTACACTACGTCTTGACTTAGCTGCATTCCGTGAGCTTGAATCATTTGCTCAATTCGGTTCAGATTTAGATAAAATTACACTTGCTAAACTTGAGCGTGGTAAACGTACGGTTGAAGTGCTTAAACAAGACCTAAACAAACCACTTAAAGTTGAAAAACAAGTTGCTATCCTTTATGCATTAACTAAAGGTCATTTAGATGATATTCCAGTACAAGATATCGTTCGTTTCGAAAACGAATTCTTAAGCTGGTTAGATTCAAACCACACTAACGTTTTAGATCATGTTCGTACTACGAAAGAACTTGCATCAGACGCTGAGTATGAAGCAGCTTTATCTGCATTCAAAAAAACTTTCGCTAAATCTGAATAA
- a CDS encoding EAL domain-containing protein: MIAKARDLQNNILLNTIRKLGDNSRESYVIFDAKKNYSIIDWNDCFCKLTNATSAQILNKDYFSLFPSEVQMTTIEMIKEKVHNGAMVQAKLHHNCFEKPPFWAEIQALPFQDNEDETLFVLLLVKDVTYYHTEDFFICLEKAIYEAIEKDNPFDKKMGIVCRAINEFFMPYVNSMILIRTEANQFRVFTANCNSSELSEINEYNEFYHRAMQEEAFILAENLEEIDLPLAHKKFAYSFNKRSGWFVPIRNQQQQVIGLFAIFHNHYPSDCAFFENVFGKVGSLVALAHTYAKTQKKIWDLAYMDITTGLPNRHSFVNRVEKEKEQGQRGFIKILKPSEFHQVVELYGREAGDELLRQIAKRLNENKNEHNEYIARFTSSSLIISYMTPYEDLTNYDRRIKELIRQPFTICGKQIYITLKTGIAPFDKDIKIADTIRFADNALSYAVNKSGTHMEVFTKERNDILEQQMQVLNHLSHALKNKEISVNLQPKVDLRTGEIQSIEALARWISPTLGFVSPAAFIPVAENAGKVREIDTQILEQVLMWLAERQRLGKKMVKVAVNISPDHFYYPQFVQDILQLVQKYTIDPSYIILEVTENIGLVDFQTALAIIQELKGYGFNTSVDDFGTGFSSLSYLQRLPFTELKIDRSFINDINDPATLAIVRSIIQLALNLGMTSVAEGIENEEQVEILRALGCTVGQGYFYYKPMPIEQLDAILDV, encoded by the coding sequence ATGATTGCTAAAGCGAGAGACTTACAAAACAATATTTTATTAAATACTATTCGTAAATTAGGTGATAACTCTAGAGAGAGTTACGTGATATTTGATGCGAAAAAGAATTATAGCATCATAGATTGGAATGATTGTTTTTGTAAACTTACGAACGCTACAAGTGCACAAATACTAAACAAAGATTATTTTTCATTGTTTCCTAGTGAAGTGCAAATGACAACAATTGAAATGATTAAGGAAAAAGTACATAACGGAGCAATGGTACAAGCGAAACTTCACCATAATTGCTTCGAAAAGCCACCTTTTTGGGCGGAAATACAGGCACTTCCTTTTCAAGATAATGAGGATGAAACATTATTTGTATTATTACTTGTAAAGGATGTTACGTATTACCATACTGAGGATTTTTTTATCTGTCTTGAGAAAGCGATATATGAGGCAATTGAAAAGGACAATCCCTTTGATAAAAAAATGGGTATCGTCTGTAGGGCTATAAATGAATTTTTTATGCCATATGTGAACAGCATGATACTTATAAGAACGGAAGCAAATCAATTTCGGGTCTTCACAGCTAATTGTAACAGTAGCGAATTATCTGAGATAAATGAGTACAATGAATTTTATCATAGGGCTATGCAGGAAGAAGCATTTATTTTAGCTGAAAATTTAGAAGAAATTGATCTTCCGCTAGCACATAAGAAGTTTGCCTATTCATTCAATAAGCGATCAGGCTGGTTCGTTCCAATTCGCAATCAACAACAACAAGTGATAGGCTTGTTTGCGATATTCCATAACCACTATCCAAGTGATTGTGCATTCTTTGAGAATGTGTTTGGAAAAGTCGGATCACTTGTAGCATTAGCACATACTTATGCAAAAACGCAGAAAAAAATATGGGATTTAGCCTATATGGATATCACGACTGGATTGCCCAATCGCCATAGCTTTGTAAATAGGGTAGAAAAAGAGAAAGAGCAGGGACAACGTGGCTTTATAAAAATCTTAAAGCCTAGTGAATTTCATCAAGTTGTAGAATTATATGGACGAGAAGCTGGGGACGAGCTATTAAGACAAATTGCCAAACGACTCAATGAAAATAAAAATGAGCATAATGAATATATCGCTCGATTTACTAGCTCTAGTCTCATTATTTCGTATATGACTCCCTATGAAGATTTGACGAATTATGATCGACGTATAAAAGAATTAATACGTCAGCCATTTACGATATGTGGTAAGCAAATATACATTACATTAAAAACGGGAATTGCTCCATTCGATAAGGATATTAAAATTGCTGACACCATTCGCTTTGCAGATAACGCTTTATCCTATGCGGTCAATAAGTCTGGAACTCATATGGAAGTATTTACAAAGGAACGAAATGATATTTTAGAGCAGCAAATGCAGGTTTTGAATCATTTATCGCATGCGCTCAAGAACAAAGAGATTTCTGTGAATCTACAACCAAAAGTAGATTTACGAACAGGGGAGATTCAGAGTATTGAAGCACTCGCTCGTTGGATTTCACCGACGCTTGGCTTTGTATCACCTGCTGCATTTATACCAGTTGCAGAGAATGCGGGAAAAGTGCGAGAAATTGATACGCAAATACTAGAACAGGTTCTTATGTGGCTAGCAGAACGGCAACGATTGGGGAAAAAAATGGTGAAGGTTGCTGTGAATATTTCACCTGACCATTTTTACTACCCTCAGTTTGTGCAGGATATATTGCAGTTAGTCCAAAAATATACTATTGATCCAAGCTATATTATATTAGAAGTAACTGAAAATATTGGTTTGGTAGACTTCCAAACAGCGCTAGCTATTATTCAAGAACTAAAGGGTTATGGTTTTAATACGTCCGTAGATGACTTTGGAACAGGTTTTTCTTCACTGAGCTATCTGCAAAGACTGCCATTTACTGAATTAAAAATTGATCGAAGCTTTATTAATGATATTAATGATCCGGCTACACTCGCTATTGTACGTTCGATTATTCAACTTGCTTTAAATTTAGGAATGACATCCGTAGCTGAGGGTATAGAAAACGAGGAACAGGTAGAAATATTACGTGCACTTGGTTGTACGGTGGGGCAAGGTTACTTCTATTATAAACCAATGCCGATTGAACAACTTGATGCCATATTAGATGTATAA
- the atpG gene encoding ATP synthase F1 subunit gamma yields the protein MVNLREIKGRINSTKSTKQITKAMQMVSSSKLRRAEQNAKAYVPYMEKIQDVVGAIAAGTKDSGHPMLTARPVKKTAYLVIGSDRGLAGAYNSSILRQVQRTINERHKSKDEYVVLAVGRVVRDYFVKRDHNVISSVVALPDQPTFADIKEIARNAVGMFIDGTYDELYMYYNHFVSAIANEVTEKKLLPLTDIAPVNSKASYEFEPSGEAILEVLLPQYAESLVYGALLDGKASEHASRMTAMKNATDNASDLIADLSLQYNRARQAAITQEITEIVGGAAALE from the coding sequence GTGGTAAACTTACGCGAAATAAAAGGTCGTATTAACTCTACAAAGAGTACGAAACAAATTACGAAAGCGATGCAGATGGTTTCTTCTTCGAAGTTACGTCGTGCGGAGCAGAATGCTAAAGCTTACGTTCCTTACATGGAAAAAATCCAGGACGTAGTAGGCGCGATTGCAGCAGGTACAAAAGACAGTGGACACCCAATGTTAACTGCTCGTCCTGTAAAGAAAACAGCTTACTTAGTCATTGGTTCTGACCGTGGTCTTGCAGGTGCTTACAACTCAAGCATTCTACGTCAAGTGCAACGTACAATCAACGAGCGTCATAAATCTAAAGACGAATACGTTGTTTTAGCAGTAGGTCGTGTTGTTCGTGATTACTTTGTGAAACGTGATCATAATGTCATCAGCAGTGTTGTTGCTCTTCCTGACCAACCGACATTTGCTGATATTAAAGAAATCGCTCGTAATGCTGTTGGTATGTTCATTGACGGTACGTATGATGAACTTTATATGTACTACAATCACTTTGTCAGCGCAATTGCTAACGAAGTGACAGAGAAAAAACTTCTTCCATTAACAGATATTGCACCTGTAAACAGTAAGGCTTCTTATGAATTTGAACCATCTGGTGAAGCAATTCTTGAAGTATTACTTCCACAATACGCGGAAAGCTTAGTTTATGGCGCATTATTAGATGGAAAAGCAAGTGAACATGCTTCTCGTATGACTGCTATGAAAAATGCAACTGATAATGCATCTGATCTTATTGCAGATCTGTCGTTGCAATATAACCGTGCACGTCAAGCAGCTATTACACAAGAAATTACAGAAATCGTTGGTGGAGCTGCAGCCTTAGAATAG
- a CDS encoding F0F1 ATP synthase subunit delta, with protein sequence MSNSTVAKRYAQALFELAQQKNILAEVGSDLSELTKVVKESPDFLTLLSAPKFSIERKKQLVATIFAGATPEFLHTIQLLVEKKRVNEVTLIADAYAELAAQAQGSADATVFSTRALSAEESAKISATFAKLVGKQSLNITNEIDPSLLGGIRVQIGNHIYDSSVVNKLERLKRELIG encoded by the coding sequence ATGAGTAATTCAACTGTAGCAAAACGTTATGCTCAAGCGCTTTTTGAATTAGCACAGCAAAAGAATATTCTTGCAGAAGTTGGTTCAGACTTAAGCGAGCTAACAAAAGTCGTAAAAGAATCTCCAGATTTCTTAACGCTTTTAAGCGCACCTAAGTTCTCTATCGAACGTAAGAAACAATTGGTAGCTACTATCTTTGCAGGTGCAACACCTGAATTTTTACACACAATTCAACTTCTTGTTGAGAAAAAACGTGTAAACGAAGTAACACTAATTGCAGACGCATATGCTGAACTTGCTGCACAAGCACAAGGTTCTGCAGACGCAACTGTATTCTCAACTCGTGCACTTTCTGCAGAAGAAAGCGCTAAAATTTCTGCAACGTTTGCAAAACTTGTTGGAAAACAATCATTAAACATTACAAACGAAATCGATCCATCATTATTAGGTGGTATTCGTGTTCAAATCGGTAACCATATTTATGATAGCTCAGTAGTGAACAAGCTTGAGCGTCTAAAACGTGAATTAATCGGTTAA
- the atpB gene encoding F0F1 ATP synthase subunit A — protein MNHEAPLWTPVSFLTFNLSTVMMLLVAATVVFLIAVISTRSLKLKPTGMQNFMEWIMDFVKNIIKSNMDWKTGGRFHILGITLIMFIAVSNLLGLPFSIVYGHTLWWKSPTADPTVTMTLAAMILVLTQYYGIKMKGTGHYVGTFFKPMSFMFPLKIIEEFANTLTLGLRLYGNIYAGEILLTLIAGLATSGFIGAIGAIVPMMAWQGFSIFIGLIQAFIFTMLTMVYMAHKVSDDH, from the coding sequence ATGAATCATGAAGCTCCGTTATGGACACCAGTCAGTTTCTTAACTTTTAACTTATCTACAGTTATGATGTTACTAGTTGCAGCAACAGTCGTATTCTTAATCGCAGTTATCTCAACTAGAAGCTTAAAATTGAAACCAACTGGTATGCAAAACTTTATGGAATGGATTATGGATTTCGTAAAGAATATCATTAAAAGCAACATGGACTGGAAAACAGGTGGACGTTTTCATATTTTAGGTATCACACTTATTATGTTTATCGCAGTATCTAACTTATTAGGTCTTCCGTTCTCTATCGTTTATGGACACACACTTTGGTGGAAATCACCAACAGCCGACCCAACTGTTACTATGACACTTGCAGCAATGATTTTAGTATTAACGCAATACTATGGTATCAAAATGAAGGGGACAGGCCATTATGTTGGTACATTCTTCAAACCGATGTCATTCATGTTCCCACTTAAAATCATTGAAGAGTTTGCAAACACTTTAACATTAGGTCTTCGTCTTTACGGTAACATCTATGCGGGTGAAATTTTACTTACATTAATCGCAGGTTTAGCGACATCTGGATTTATCGGTGCAATTGGTGCAATCGTACCAATGATGGCATGGCAAGGTTTCTCTATTTTCATTGGCTTAATCCAAGCCTTTATCTTCACAATGTTAACAATGGTTTACATGGCTCATAAAGTGAGCGATGACCATTAA
- the wecB gene encoding non-hydrolyzing UDP-N-acetylglucosamine 2-epimerase: MMKKWKVMTIFGTRPEAIKMAPLVLELQKHPEQVESIVTVTAQHRQMLDQVLETFKITPDYDLNIMKDRQTLIDVTTNALQGLDKVMKEAKPDIVLVHGDTATTFIASLAAFYNQIAIGHVEAGLRTWNKYSPYPEEMNRQLTGVMADLHFAPTEVSKKNLLDENKNQDTIFVTGNTAIDALATTVSENYTHPVLDKIGNDRMILLTAHRRENLGEPMRHMFRAITRILSEHEDVQVVYPVHMNPAVREIANEILGNNERVHLIEPLEVFDFHNFAANSYMILTDSGGVQEEAPSLGKPVLVLRDTTERPEGIAAGTLKLAGTEEETIYSLAKQLLEDTNAYEVMAKASNPYGDGHASERIVKALLEFLHKSK; this comes from the coding sequence TTGATGAAAAAATGGAAAGTGATGACAATATTCGGTACGAGACCAGAGGCGATTAAAATGGCTCCTCTTGTATTAGAATTACAAAAACATCCTGAGCAAGTAGAATCGATTGTGACAGTAACGGCACAACATCGCCAAATGCTCGATCAAGTATTGGAAACATTTAAAATTACACCAGACTATGATTTAAATATTATGAAGGATCGTCAAACGTTAATTGACGTGACAACTAACGCTTTGCAAGGCTTAGACAAAGTCATGAAGGAAGCAAAGCCAGATATTGTTTTAGTACATGGTGATACCGCAACAACTTTTATTGCGAGTTTAGCTGCGTTTTATAACCAAATTGCAATTGGACATGTGGAAGCGGGTCTTCGTACATGGAATAAATATTCACCTTACCCCGAAGAGATGAACCGTCAGTTAACGGGCGTTATGGCTGATCTTCACTTCGCGCCAACGGAAGTATCGAAGAAAAATCTTTTAGATGAAAACAAAAATCAAGACACTATTTTTGTGACAGGTAACACTGCTATTGATGCATTAGCAACGACAGTTAGTGAGAACTATACGCATCCAGTATTAGACAAAATAGGTAATGATCGAATGATTTTACTGACAGCTCATCGACGCGAAAATTTAGGTGAGCCAATGCGCCATATGTTCCGAGCGATTACGCGCATTTTATCAGAGCATGAGGATGTACAAGTTGTCTATCCTGTGCATATGAATCCAGCTGTTCGAGAAATTGCTAATGAAATTTTAGGAAATAATGAGCGCGTGCATTTAATTGAACCGCTCGAAGTATTTGATTTCCATAACTTTGCAGCAAACTCGTACATGATTCTAACTGATTCGGGTGGCGTTCAAGAGGAAGCACCTTCACTAGGGAAGCCGGTGCTTGTCCTACGTGATACGACGGAGCGTCCAGAAGGCATTGCGGCAGGCACTTTAAAGCTAGCAGGAACTGAAGAGGAAACAATTTATTCGCTAGCAAAACAATTATTAGAAGATACAAATGCATATGAAGTAATGGCAAAAGCATCGAATCCTTATGGAGATGGACATGCTTCAGAACGTATAGTAAAGGCACTCTTAGAATTTTTGCATAAAAGCAAATAA
- a CDS encoding F0F1 ATP synthase subunit epsilon — translation MKTVTVNIVTPDGPVYDSEVTMVIAKTTSGEIGVLAGHIPMVAPLAIGAVKLKKENGSTELVAVSGGFIEVRPEKISILAPSAEVAESIDVQRAKEAVKRAEGRLQGKQDNIDFKRADLALKRAFNRINVHEGNS, via the coding sequence ATGAAGACAGTTACAGTCAATATTGTCACTCCCGACGGCCCAGTATACGATTCTGAAGTCACAATGGTAATCGCGAAAACAACTTCAGGTGAAATAGGTGTACTTGCTGGCCATATTCCAATGGTAGCTCCACTTGCAATTGGTGCGGTGAAGCTTAAAAAAGAAAATGGCTCAACTGAGCTTGTAGCTGTAAGCGGTGGTTTCATTGAAGTTCGTCCAGAAAAGATTTCAATTTTAGCTCCTTCTGCTGAAGTTGCTGAAAGTATCGATGTTCAACGTGCTAAAGAAGCCGTTAAACGTGCTGAAGGACGTCTTCAAGGTAAACAAGATAACATTGATTTCAAACGTGCTGACCTAGCATTAAAACGTGCGTTCAATCGTATCAACGTTCATGAGGGTAATAGCTAA
- the atpD gene encoding F0F1 ATP synthase subunit beta translates to MNKGHVIQVMGPVVDVKFENGQLPAIYNSLTVKIERPNEEPTILALEVALHLGDDSVRTIAMSSTDGLQRGAEVTDSGKAISVPVGEVTLGRVFNVLGEIIDLGEEIPADARRDSIHREAPSFDELSTTVEILETGIKVVDLLAPYIKGGKIGLFGGAGVGKTVLIQELINNIAQEHSGISVFAGVGERTREGNDLFFEMSDSGVIKQTAMVFGQMNEPPGARMRVALTGLTMAEYFRDEQGADVLLFIDNIFRFTQAGSEVSALLGRMPSAVGYQPTLATEMGKLQERITSTNKGSVTSIQAIYVPADDYTDPAPATTFAHLDATTNLERKLSEMGIYPAVDPLASTSRALSPEIVGAEHYAVATSVQRTIQRYRELQDIIAILGMDELSDEDKQTVERARRIQFFLSQNFHVAEQFTGQKGSYVPVKETVRSFKEILEGKYDHLPEDAFRLVGSIDEVVEKAKSMGVEV, encoded by the coding sequence ATGAATAAAGGACATGTTATTCAAGTAATGGGTCCGGTTGTTGACGTAAAGTTCGAAAACGGCCAATTACCAGCAATCTATAACTCATTAACAGTTAAGATTGAACGTCCTAATGAAGAACCAACAATTCTTGCATTAGAAGTTGCACTTCATTTAGGTGATGATTCTGTTCGTACAATTGCAATGTCATCTACTGATGGCTTACAACGTGGAGCAGAAGTAACAGACTCAGGAAAAGCTATCTCAGTACCAGTTGGTGAAGTTACTCTTGGTCGTGTATTCAACGTACTAGGAGAAATAATCGACTTAGGTGAAGAGATTCCAGCTGACGCGCGTCGTGATTCAATTCACCGCGAAGCACCATCTTTCGATGAACTTTCAACTACAGTTGAAATTCTTGAAACAGGTATCAAAGTAGTAGACTTATTAGCACCATATATCAAAGGTGGTAAGATCGGTCTATTCGGTGGTGCCGGTGTAGGTAAAACAGTATTAATCCAAGAATTAATCAATAACATCGCACAAGAGCACTCAGGTATCTCTGTATTCGCTGGTGTAGGTGAGCGTACTCGTGAAGGGAACGACTTATTCTTCGAGATGAGCGATTCAGGCGTTATCAAGCAAACAGCGATGGTATTCGGTCAAATGAACGAACCACCAGGTGCACGTATGCGTGTAGCTTTAACTGGTCTTACAATGGCAGAATACTTCCGTGATGAGCAAGGTGCTGACGTACTTTTATTCATCGACAATATCTTCCGTTTCACACAAGCAGGTTCTGAGGTTTCTGCCCTATTAGGTCGTATGCCTTCTGCGGTAGGTTACCAACCAACACTTGCTACAGAAATGGGTAAACTACAAGAACGTATCACATCTACTAACAAAGGATCTGTAACTTCTATTCAAGCGATCTATGTACCAGCCGATGACTATACTGACCCGGCACCAGCTACAACTTTCGCCCACTTAGATGCAACTACTAACCTTGAGCGTAAATTATCTGAAATGGGTATCTACCCTGCGGTTGACCCATTAGCTTCGACTTCACGTGCATTATCACCTGAAATCGTAGGCGCTGAGCACTATGCTGTAGCTACTAGTGTACAACGTACAATCCAACGTTACCGTGAATTACAAGATATCATTGCAATCTTAGGTATGGATGAGTTATCTGATGAAGATAAACAAACAGTAGAACGTGCTCGTCGTATTCAATTCTTCTTATCTCAAAACTTCCACGTTGCGGAACAATTCACTGGTCAAAAAGGTTCTTATGTACCTGTTAAAGAAACTGTTCGTTCTTTCAAGGAAATCCTTGAAGGTAAATACGATCACTTACCAGAAGATGCTTTCCGTTTAGTTGGTTCAATTGATGAAGTAGTTGAAAAAGCGAAGAGCATGGGCGTAGAGGTTTAA
- the atpF gene encoding F0F1 ATP synthase subunit B, translating into MFLDNLVLGAGAGFNGGDIIATFVIFIVLMLLLKKFAWGPLMGIMQQREELVASEIEAAEKARKDSHKFLEEQKSLLKEARTEAQSIVEGAKKQGEMQKEDILTAARNEANRLKESALREIESEKEKAIAAVRDEVVSLSVLAASKVLSKEISEADNRALIEETIAKAGEAQ; encoded by the coding sequence GTGTTTTTAGATAATCTTGTACTAGGTGCAGGCGCTGGTTTTAACGGCGGTGACATCATTGCAACATTTGTGATTTTCATAGTATTAATGCTTCTACTTAAAAAGTTCGCTTGGGGTCCACTTATGGGCATCATGCAACAACGTGAAGAATTAGTAGCTAGTGAGATTGAAGCAGCTGAAAAAGCGCGCAAAGATTCGCATAAATTTTTAGAAGAACAAAAGAGCCTTCTTAAAGAAGCTCGCACAGAAGCACAATCGATTGTTGAGGGCGCTAAGAAGCAAGGCGAAATGCAAAAAGAAGATATTCTTACTGCAGCTCGCAATGAAGCTAACCGCTTAAAAGAATCGGCTTTACGTGAAATTGAGTCTGAAAAAGAAAAAGCTATCGCAGCTGTACGTGATGAAGTCGTTTCATTATCTGTACTTGCAGCATCGAAAGTCCTTAGCAAAGAGATTTCTGAGGCAGACAACCGTGCTCTTATTGAAGAGACGATTGCGAAGGCAGGGGAAGCTCAATGA
- a CDS encoding ATP synthase subunit I, whose protein sequence is MLDLHHIFAVQKRALFFLLALCALGWGLTSYQSVFAGIAIGAFFGTYNFWILVRRMEKFDRSISEGKKIGSLGSALRFGSGVAAVAIAISLPNYFHLISTVIGLMIPYVFLFVERIVSHVRNH, encoded by the coding sequence ATGCTAGATTTGCATCACATTTTTGCTGTGCAGAAGAGAGCGTTATTTTTTTTGCTCGCACTTTGCGCATTAGGCTGGGGCTTGACGTCCTATCAATCTGTTTTTGCGGGCATCGCAATCGGTGCATTTTTTGGTACGTATAATTTTTGGATTTTAGTTCGCCGTATGGAGAAGTTTGATCGTTCCATTAGTGAAGGGAAGAAAATAGGCTCGCTTGGTTCAGCACTTCGCTTCGGGTCAGGTGTGGCGGCAGTCGCAATAGCCATTTCGTTGCCAAACTATTTTCACTTAATTAGCACGGTCATAGGGCTAATGATTCCGTACGTTTTTCTCTTTGTCGAGAGAATTGTATCTCATGTAAGGAACCACTAA